The Brassica oleracea var. oleracea cultivar TO1000 chromosome C7, BOL, whole genome shotgun sequence sequence ATCCTTTAAGACAGTTTAGAGGACAACCAAACCGTACCAAACTCATACGAGCCGCTCAATACATTTTCCCAATTCTCCAATGGTGTCCTGAGTACAGCTTCAGACTCCTCAAATCCGACGTCGTTTCTGGTCTCACCATCGCCAGTTTAGCTATTCCTCAGGTACATAATACTTTTTCCGGTGAGAGAATTTGCAAAATCCGACGATGACCTATGGCATCTTCTGACTAACCACGAGTAACACTCGAATCAAAATTCTTGATATTTTCTCCAAAATTGAAGTTTCTTTCTTTCTTTTTGGTCTTTTTAAAAACAGGGAATAAGTTATGCAAAGCTAGCTAACTTGCCTCCAATCGTTGGTCTATGTAAGAATCTGAAGTGAAATTATGTCGAATTATTATTTGATAGTAGTTAATGTAAATATACACACGTGTGTGTGTGGGTTGATGTATGTAGACTCGAGCTTTGTGCCACCGTTGGTATATGCGGTACTGGGAAGCTCAAGAGATCTAGCGGTGGGACCAGTCTCCATAGCTTCGTTGATCTTAGGATCCATGCTAAGGCAACAAGTGTCTCCCGTAGACAATCCTCTTCTCTTTTTACAGCTCGCTTTCTCTTCGACCTTCTTTGCTGGTCTCTTTCAAGCCTCTCTTGGAATCCTCAGGTTACAAATATATTCTATATGTCTATATCTAATATCTGTATAGGTATCTATTATACTCATAAAGGTTTGTTAGCTTTGCATGAACCAGTTGTATCCTTTGACTGTTTGTTCTGTTGGACGCATGTGTTCAAAGGTCAATATTTTGGGCCTGAGCTAGGCTTTACTATCAATCTATAGGGTATATAATATGTTTGTTTGATTTGATTTAACTTATAAAAAAAATTTGATATGATCTTTTGTTTTTACATGTATTTAAAAACTCAGTTATTTTTAGTTATATATTTACCACAAATTCATTACTAAAATTAACTTCAAATATTCAAATTCACTAAATTTAAACTACATTAATAAAAATGTTTGTCATGTTAAATGAAATAATATTTTTCTTGTGTCTAAATTTACATTTTTTTTTTCAATTTACATTTTTATTAATCTCTTGAATATATATTTTTTAATTCTATAATTGTATGGGTGTGTAAATGATATATTACTCTCTCCATTTCGTTCTATACGACGTATTGGGTAAATATCCAGAGAAGAAATACTAATTTTTATTCCTCTTCACATTATCATTAACCAAAAACCATTCAACCAGTAGAAGAAGATACATTGAAGAATACAAACAATCATAATAAAACTAAATTTTACGTATAAATTTTACAGATAATCCATAAAGTGAAAACAAAAAAAAATCTCCATAGACATCTTATAAAATAAAATTGGTGGAGTATTTGATTTTTATATTTGAATATGCAGGCTGGGATTTATAATAGACTTTCTATCAAAAGCAACCCTAATAGGGTTTATGGCGGGAGCAGCCATAATAGTATCATTGCAACAGCTAAAGGCTCTACTTGGGATAACTCATTTCACTAAGCAAATGAGTGTAGTCCCTGTTCTCTCCTCTGTTTTCCACCACACCAATGAGGTTTCTCTCTTCTTTATCCTTCTTCTTCCTCTGTTTTATTCACTTTTATTTACAATTTGATATTTTATTTATTGTTATTGTAATATATAATATTCAATGGTATTGTGCAGTGGTCATGGCAAACAATTGTGATGGGAGTTTGCTTCTTGCTGTTCTTGCTCGCCACACGTCACCTCGTATGTTTACGTCACGCTCACTATTAGTTACCAAATATAGTATTAGTAAGTCGAAATAATAGTAATGATCAAAAAGGAAATTGAATGCAGAGCATGAAGAAGCCGAAGCTGTTCTGGGTATCAGCTGGAGCTCCGCTTCTTTCAGTTATCGTCTCAACGCTTCTCGTCTTTGTTTTCAGAGCAGATCGTCACGGAATCAGCGTCGTAAGCTTCCCTTTTCCTTTATACATGACCAATCCTCTCTTTTCTTGGGCAGAATTTATTAATTTTTTTCATTTGGTGGACGTTCAGATTGGAAAACTACAAGAAGGTTTGAACCCACCGTCTTGGAACATGCTTCAGTTTCACGGAAGTCATCTCGGACTTGTTGCCAAAACAGGACTTATCACCGGAATTGTCTCCCTCACTGTAAAGTTTCTAAATCTCAGTTTAATCTCATATGCTCTTGATTGTTTACTTAGTTTGCGTGTACATTTGCATGTCATCCAACAAGGTTTGATCTTACATGGCATTTGACTTTACTTGGCATTTACTTTGCATGTTAAACATGGCCGAATTTGAAGCCACAAATATTTCTCAAGAATTTTATAAAATAAGTTTATTTTTCCCATAATTTAGAGACATATGTTTATGTAAAAAATCTACAAAAATTTTGGAAGCCAAAGCCAATGTTTCATTGGCATTGGCTCAAATACAGCCATACATGTTAATTATTATGGTCTTAATCAGGACAGCTCTGAAATTTTAGGGATATAAGCAATCTAGTAAAGACGTTAGATAAATTTTTTAAACAAATTTTGAGAATTTATGTTTATTTAAATTAATTCTAAAAATTTAGGGGTCATAGGTCAATTGTTTTATTTGAAAATGCCCAAAGCCGGTTCTGGTGTTAATCGTTTCTAACTTCAAAACTTTTCTTTGGAGTTTGCATATAAAACATTGTTCACTTTAATAGCTAATATCAACTTAAACGTTAAAATGAACTTAACTCGGTCGTCTCTTGTGCCTTTGTCTATATATTTAATTAAATCGCACAGGAAGGAATCGCGGTGGGAAGAACATTCGCAGCGCTAAAGAACTATCACGTAGACGGAAACAAAGAGATGATCGCCATAGGTCTAATGAACGTAGTAGGCTCTGCCACTTCCTGCTACGTCACAACCGGAGCTTTCTCTAGATCAGCAGTTAACAACAACGCCGGATGTAAAACCGCGGTTTCAAACATCGTCATGTCGGTCACGGTTATGGTTACACTCCTCTTCCTAATGCCACTATTTGAATACACTCCCAACGTGGTCCTCGGTGCCATCATTGTGACTGCGGTCATCGGTCTCATCGACCTTCCCGCAGCTCGTCGTATATGGAGGATCGACAAATTTGATTTCTTGGTGATGCTATGCGCCTTCTTTGGTGTCATTTTCCTATCCGTACAACAGGGTCTAGCTATTGCGGTGGGACTATCATTGTTCAAGTTATTGATGCAAGTAACGAGGCCGAAGACGGTTATTATGGGAAATATTCCAGGGACAGAAGTATACCGGAATCTTCATCACTACAAAGAAGCACAAAGGATCCCAGGAGTTCTTGTCTTAAGCATAGAATCTGCTGTCAATTTTGCCAATTCGAACTACCTCACTGAAAGGTTAGTTATATAAACTATGTTTTTCTACATTTAACTGTACCGGCTATGTCCCAACCAGTTGAGCTACCATTATGGGTCAAATGAACCACATTTCTTAATAGCTATGTCGTCCTTATTAATAATATTTGTACTAACATTCTCTTCATCTGGATTGTGTATAGAACATCTCGTTGGATCGAAGAATGCGAAGAAGAGGAAGCTCAGGAGAAACATTCCAGCCTTCAGTTCTTAATTCTCGAAATGTCAGGTTAGTCTTAATCAAACCGATCTATTTTAACCATATCATCATATCTAGAGCCGTGCTTACAGATTAATAAAAAAAACATTTGCCTAGGGCCCCCAAATTTTGTAAAATTTTAAGGGCCCCTAATTACAATTTTTTTTACATGGTAG is a genomic window containing:
- the LOC106301162 gene encoding probable sulfate transporter 3.3 is translated as MEVHKVVAPPHRSTAAKLKTRLKETFFPDDPLRQFRGQPNRTKLIRAAQYIFPILQWCPEYSFRLLKSDVVSGLTIASLAIPQGISYAKLANLPPIVGLYSSFVPPLVYAVLGSSRDLAVGPVSIASLILGSMLRQQVSPVDNPLLFLQLAFSSTFFAGLFQASLGILRLGFIIDFLSKATLIGFMAGAAIIVSLQQLKALLGITHFTKQMSVVPVLSSVFHHTNEWSWQTIVMGVCFLLFLLATRHLSMKKPKLFWVSAGAPLLSVIVSTLLVFVFRADRHGISVIGKLQEGLNPPSWNMLQFHGSHLGLVAKTGLITGIVSLTEGIAVGRTFAALKNYHVDGNKEMIAIGLMNVVGSATSCYVTTGAFSRSAVNNNAGCKTAVSNIVMSVTVMVTLLFLMPLFEYTPNVVLGAIIVTAVIGLIDLPAARRIWRIDKFDFLVMLCAFFGVIFLSVQQGLAIAVGLSLFKLLMQVTRPKTVIMGNIPGTEVYRNLHHYKEAQRIPGVLVLSIESAVNFANSNYLTERTSRWIEECEEEEAQEKHSSLQFLILEMSAVSGVDTNGVSFFKELKKTTAKKNIELVFVNPLSEVIEKLQRADEEEEFMRPEFLFLTVAEAVASLSLKGPSLNNV